Part of the Leptospira langatensis genome is shown below.
CAGAATTGACAGAGAGAAGGGTTCGATCGTCCGAAAAGGAGAGGTATTAGGAATGATCCGGAGGGAAGTTTCCGAGTGAAATTGGTCCATATATCGGACCTGCATTTTCCCGTACCACTTCCTTTCTCTAGTTTGAAGGGAAAGATGATCCCGGGTTATTTAAACTATACCTTTAGGCGTAGAAAAAAATACCCGATCTCCCTTTGGCATGCAATCGTTCGAAAAATAGAAGAAGTGCATCCGGATGCAGTCGTGATCTCCGGAGATATCACAAACGTTTCTCATATCAGAGAATACAATCGATCCTTGGAGATCCTGAAACCGGTCTTGAACGAAAAGACTTTCATGATCCCAGGAAACCATGATCGATACACCAAACAGGCCACATACGGAAAAGAACTCCCTTATTATGAAAAATTCTTCTCCACTTGGATGGGAGAAGAAGTGACCGAACCAAGAGGATATCTAAGAGCTAAAAAAATAGGTAATCTTGCGCTCGTTGGCTGGGACTCTAATATGCCTCTCTCCGTATTGAATGCATACGGATATGTATCGGAAGAAGTGGTGCATTCCACGTTGGAATACTTGGAAAGGGAGAAGATAGATCATTACTTTCTCATTTGCCATCATCCCATTTGGAACCCTCCGGAGAGACAAGAGAGCCCAGGGCATAGAATGAGAAATCGCGAAAAGATAGCGACTCTTCTCAAAAAAAGACCGCCGATCGCGTATCTTCACGGACATGTGCATACGAACTGGGTCAAGGCCCCTGGACCGGACAAACCGTTTTATGTGGTGAATTCCGCATCCAGCACAAGGATCGCAGATCCAAAACACGAAAGCGGATTTCATATCCTGGACTGGAATGGAAAAGAATTAGATATACAGAGATTCACCTTCTCCTTGGAAAAAGGGGAATTTATCCTAGCAAACACGATCTTATACGAAGAAGAAAAGGAAACAGATGGCCGGTAAAATCCAACCCATAGACATTCAAAGAGAATTAACCAAGATCAAACATCCGGAACTAAAAAAGGACATCGTGTCCTTAGGAATGATCGGATCCTTGGAGATCGGCGAAGAAGAAACGAATATCCTAGTCAAGACCCCAAGCCAGGACAGAAGGGTCCAGATCGGTTTGGAAGCTCAGATCCGCCAGACCCTTTCCAAGAAAGAAGGGGTCGGCAAGATCAAGATCAAATTCGAAGTAGATCCAAAAATGACCCTGGACGATTCGAATAAGATCTTGGGAGTGAAGAAGGTAATCGCGATCGGTTCCGGAAAAGGTGGGGTCGGAAAATCCACAGTCACAGTGAATCTAGCGGCGGCAGCGGCAGCTCTCGGCTATAAAGTGGGAGTCTTGGATGCGGATATCTACGGACCTTCTATCGGAAAAATGTTCGGCGTGAACGGAAAGGTAGCCTTAAAAGCAGAAGAGGATAAGATCTATCCTTTAGAAAAAGACGGACTCAAGATCATCTCCTTCTCCTTCTTGATAGAAGAAAAACAGCCTGTTGTTTGGAGAGGTCCTATGCTTGGAAAAGCGGTGGAGCAATTCTTGTACGATATCGTCTGGGGAGAATTAGATTTTCTTTTTATAGATCTTCCACCTGGAACGGGTGACGTGCAACTCTCCCTAGCACAGCTCATAGATTTAGACGGCGCAGTTCTAGTAACGACTCCGCAATCCGTCGCACTTTTAGATGCAAATCGCGCGGCTTCCATGTTCCAACAAGTAAAAGTACCTATCCTAGGTGTAGTAGAGAACATGAGCGAATTTGTGTGTCCAAATTGTGGCCATGCTTCCGCAATTTTTTCGAAGGGCGGAGGTCAAAAATTAGCGGATTCTTCCGATACAAGATTTCTGGGAGGAGTCCCACTTACGATGGATGTGATGAGCGCCGGCGAATCTGGAAAACCTTTGGTTTTCCAAGAACCGGATGGAATTATTGCAAAATCCTATAAAAACATACTCCAAAACCTCGCTGAAGAGATAAAAAAGTGGGAATAATTTACCGAGCACAGTCAGTTAGTACAGAGGGAGGAAGACCGTGAAGTTCGAGAAAGGCACAGAAAAGAATCCATCCGGAAACCTCATAGTATATTGCAATGTCGTTGGAGAAAATCCGCTTTTTCCGGGCGGTAAGATCATCGCTTCCAACGTCGTGGTAAGTTTTCTCAGAATCGGAGAGAACTTTCCTGTAGTAACTTTTCCTCCAGTATCCCTTGATAGCTATGAAGATCTAAAAAGGATCATCACAGACCATTACGACAAGTACGACGTGGTCAAGATCAAGGACTTCGAAATGCCAGCCGGCCAAGAAGATTCGAATTCTTATATCAAAGAAAGAATGGATCATTTCGAGAACGTAGTGATCCGCTATGTAGAGCTTTGTAAGAATAGAGAAGGAAACAATTTCTCAGAACCGGAAAAAGAACCGGAAGGCGTGAGAGATTATCTGGATGCACTCGCGAATCTTTCCTTAAAAGTAAGGCGCTCGAGTGGGATCGCAAGAGAGGCCTCTTTGCTCCATATGGAGAGGTTGGTAGAAACCTTCTCCGGAAAGCACCCTGAGTTCGATCTTCATAATTTCCGTAAAGCATTGGAAATTCCTGGCCAAACAGGAGAAGATCTCGTAGGGCTTTATCTGCAAAAATTCAACGCGATCTCTTATGAGAGATACGAAGACGCTTCGGATCTAAACAAGAAGATCCAAGCGATCGAATCCGTACCTTGATCGTAAGAACAACCTTTGTTGAATAAAAAGGCGGGAACCAAACCCGCCTTTTTAATTTACATGTTTAGCAATTCCTGAACTTCAATCCGTATTCGGTTCCGCTAACCATCGCGGATAGAGATCGATCTCTTTTCCAAGTAAACGAAAGATGCGAGTCGCCATAAAATCTCCCAGGTCTTCTAGGCTGTTCGGCATCTGATAGAACCCAGGAGAGGCCGGAGCGATGATCGCTCCTGCGTCGTGTAGAGAAAGCATATTCTCCAAATGGATCCTGTTATAGGGAGTTTCTCTCGGGACCAGGATCAATCTTCTTCTTTCTTTGAGAGTTACGTCAGCCGCTCTTTCAATCAGATTCTCTGTGATCCCTGTACGGATAGAAGCGATCGTTTTCATAGAGCAGGGAACAACCACCATTCCATCCCAAATATTCGAACCGGAAGCGATATCGCATCCTATATCTTCGTATTTTCTGAAATGGAATTTATGCACCTGTTTTGGCTTCCATTTCTCTCGGATGAAGTCCAAGACCTGATCTCCGGTTTCCACCTTGGTAGAAAACTCTTCTTTAAAAACACGGATAGAAGCTGGGCTAGGAACAAACCAGGTCTCTCCCGGAATTTCCATGAGCGCTTTTAAAAAGCGTGCGGCATAAATAGAACCACTCGCACCCGCCATGGCAACCACCAGTCGAATGCGATCTTTAGAGTCCATTAAATAGAACCTTGTCGAAGTAATTGGATCAGATCTTGTCCTTTCTCTAGAAGAATTCCGAGAAAGATCACAATGGAGATCCAGGAATGGATCTGATAGAACAAAGGAGGAAAATTCCCATCCTTACTCTTATAGGCAATGGATTGCTCCCAAGTCAGAAAAGCAACTATTAGAAGCCAGAATGCCCAAAAGATCCCATGTAAGCCCGCATACCATGCCGCAAGTCCCAAAAGAACAGCAGAGAGTATATGAGAAATTCTTGATATAATGATGGATATCTTTTCCCCAAAGTGGGCAGGCACTGAATGGAGTCCTTCTTTCCGATCAAATTCTCGATCCTGTAAGGCGTATAGGATATCGAAGCCGGCCAAATTAAAAGCTAGTCCCAGAGTCCAAAGACCTGCCATCCAGGAAAATTCCTCTCGGATCGCGATCCAAGTGGCAAGGGGAGCGAGCCCTATCGTAACTCCCAGATAGAAATGGCAGAGGAATGTAAACCGCTTTGTATAAGAATAGGTGAATAAAAGAAAGAGAGTAGGAAAAGAAAGATAGAAGGAAAGATCATTTAAGAACCAACTCCCCAGAAAAAACAAGAGAGAGGATCCGACGATGAAAATGCCCGCCATCAGGTCCGAGATCTGGCCACTCGGGATCTCCCGATTGGCAGTCCTCGGATTTTTGGCATCGAAGCGTTTGTCTGCCCAACGATTGAATCCCATGGCCGCACTTCTTGCGCCTACCATGCAGATCAGGATCCAGAAGAGCTTTAGGCCGAGCACAGAAAGAGGCAGACTCGGTTTCTGCAACACAGCTAACACGAATGCGATCCCCGCAAAAGGAAGCGCGAACAGAGTATGTGAAAATTTAATAAAACGACCGTATTTAGCAAACGCTGCTAATGTAGAAGAAGCCATCTCAAGAAAGCATGAAAGAAAGGGCAAAACTTAAGAAAGCAGATTTTTTAAGACCAAAACGAAAATGGATGATTTTTTGCCCTCCCGAGTAAATCCTCGTTTCAAATGGTTCCTACAGCGGATTTAAAACCGGATCGCAGCATCGGCACGGATGAGATCGATTCCTTACTCCAATCCATAGTCAAATCTAAAGACTTACATTTCAGATGGCTAAACACTCTCTCCATGTTAGAACATATCGGAGCAAGAAAGATACATACCACTCAAACCGGATCGCAAGTCTCCGAGATGGTCTTGCGTCATGCCTCGGAAGAAGCAAGGCACGCCTCCTTCTTCAAACGACTTGCCCTCAAGGTCTTACCGGAAGGCACCCAAGATTTTCAAAAAGGATCCTTGCTTGCAGGATATTCCGCAGTATCTTACTTTCAAAAACTGGATTCCTGTGTAGAGAGATCCCTTTCTAAAGAAAAGTTAGCGAAACGAACTCATTCCTTTCTTTGCTATTTATACGTTACGAAAATGATAGAAGAAAGAGCAGGGCTTGTCTACGAGCTGTATGACAAGATCTTGGATGAGAACCAAGCAGGGATCTCCATCAAGGGAATCATCAAGGAAGAAGAGGTCCATCTCGTCGAGATGGACAATGCTCTTTCTGAGCTGGACCCGGATTTCGAAGCAAGAACCTTGGAATTCAGAGGAAAGGAAGCAGAATTCTTCCATAAATATTTCCGCAATTTAGAGAAAGAAATCCTTAGAGTCGCATAGTATAATATTCGAATGTTAGAAAACGCCAGATCTACCAAATACAGAGTATTCCTTCTAACATTCCTATTGTTCATTCTGGGAGGAAGTTTCGCTCTTTCTTCTCAGACCTCTTCTAACAGAAAAGATGCGCCGATCGGGATCATCGCATATTGCCCGGCCCAATCCGAAAAGGAGAAGCCCTTCGATTTCGAAAGGACCTTGTCACTTTGGTACAAACGCTTTAAAGCTGAAAGAATACAAGAAGGAGGAGGAGCCATTCTTCTCGTTTCGGCTCCCTATCTGTCTAAAGATTCTCCCGAAATAGAAAGGATCAAGACTGCTTTAGGAGCGGAGATCGTATTTGCTGGATTCCATTCTGCAAAGGTTGAAAAAAAACAACCTGGCTCATCTAACACGAAGAAAGTAAAATCCTCTAAAAAGCAAACCAAGAAGATTCGATCTAAAAAACCCACGACAAAACCGGAACCCAAGGAAAGTCCCAAGGAAACTCCCGGCTCCGTAGTGTGGATCACCGAAATCCCGAATGCAAGCGGCCAGGCGCAGGAAACTCAAAAATCGGTTCCTTCTTCTGAAAAAACAAAAACGGATACTTCTGCGCAAGCTCCTTCGAAGGAAACATCCTCTCCGAAAAGCACAGAGACAGATCTAAAAAAGAAGAAGACAAACAAAGTAAAATCGACTTCTTCTATATCTTCTCAAAAAAAGGAAAAGAAAGGATCCAAGAAGAAGCTCCCTAAGCTTTCAAAAAAGGCGGATCCAATCATTCCTCCGGGACAGATCATAAGTAAGGAAGAAGGCGGACTCAATTTCGTATTCTATTCTCCCGCATTACAATCCCTTCAGTCCAAGGACAAGTCACCGGCTCCTTGGATAGAGGATTTCAAGACCCAATTCAATCGGATCTCCGAATTTCATAATTTCCATTTTCTACTGGCCCAAGACCCGACTCCGGATCTAAAAAACCAAGAGGGAAGGATCTCCTCTCAATTGGAAGAATGGAGAAAGGATCTTTTAGCAGAGCTTCCTTCCGTTGTGTTAGTTTCTTCTCCTCAATCTTTGCGTTTCTTTAACGGAGAATATAGCTTCGGTTGCGGAGCGACTGCGGATTCCTTGAAGATCAATATACTGCAATTATTCTTTAGAAATGGAAGATTGATCCGGATCAGCGAAGAAGTCCAAGACCTGAATTCCAAAGAATCGAATAAATCTTGGATCCTGGAATAACAGTAGATTGTAGGAGTTCCTACAAACCTTTCTCTTCCGTAATATTCGAGTTTCGAAACGAATTTACAGATTCCAAACTTCTCAAAAATTGACTCTATGAGCTTGAATTGCGGAATCGTAGGCCTACCGAACGTAGGAAAATCCACTATATTTAATGCGTTAACCAAGGCCGGTGCCGAAATGCAGAACTATCCTTTCTGTACGATAGAACCGAATACGGGTATCGTGGAAGTTCCGGATACAAGACTCGAAAGACTGGCTGAGATCTATAAACCCAATAAAACGATTCCTGCGATCATGGAATTCGTGGATATCGCCGGACTCGTAAAAGGGGCAAGCCAAGGAGAAGGTTTAGGAAATAAATTTCTCTCTCATATTAGGGAAGTGGACGCAATCTGCCATGTGGTCCGTGCCTTCGAAGACGACAATATCACTCACGTTCACGGTAAGATCAGCCCCGTAGATGACGCACAAGTAGTCACAATGGAATTAGTACTGGCAGATCTGGATTCTGCAGAAAAGCAGTACCAAAAAATTTCCAGGAACGCAAAAGGCGGAAATAAAGAAGCCCAGGAAGCGTATAACTTATTAGAAAAGATCATCAGCGTATTGAAAGAAGGAAAGCCAGCAAGACTTGCAGAGATCAAGCCGGAAGAACAAAAGCTAGTAAAGACATTCAATCTGATCACTGCTAAACCTGTACTGTACGTTGCAAATATCACAGACAAAGCAGCTACCGCAAAAGAAAATCCTTTGGTAGACGCAGTCCGCAAAATGGCAAAAGACGAAGGAGCGGAAGTAGTGACCCTCTGCGGAAAATTCGAAGAAGAGATCTCCGGTTTAAGCAGAGAAGAACAAACCGAATTCTTGGCAGAGATAGGTGAGACCAGAAGCGGATTAGACAGAATGATCCAAGCAGCCTACAAGCTCTTAGGCTTGGTCACATTCTTTACAGCGGGAGAACAAGAGGCTCGCGCTTGGACCACAGGAGTAGGAAGCACCGCACCGATTGCCGCTTCCGTCATTCATTCCGACTTCGAGAAGGCATTCATCCGAGCAGAAGTCATGAAATTCGAGGATCTGGATAGAACGGGGAACCCAACCAAAGTAAAAGAAGAAGGGAAACTCAGGATAGAAGGAAAAGAATATATTGTCCAGGACGGAGATGTGATCTATTTCCGAGTGAACGCCTAAGCCAAGATCTAATTCGCAGTCCTTCCCTGCAGATTTTCTTTTCGGTACGAATTCGGATTCGTACCTGTGATCTTCTTAAATTCCAAATAGAATGCGGATCTGGAACTGAACCCAGCTCTGGATCCGATTTCCGTAGTATTCTCATCCGGGAATTGTTTGAGTAATCCTTTCGCTTCTTCCACTCTATACTGATTAATAAGAGAAGGAAAGTTCGTCTTGAACTCGGTATTGATCAGCTCGGAAAGTTGGTGAATATTGATCCCGAGCTCCTTAGCCATATGCTCTTCTTTTAAGGACTTAGTAAGATAGATCTTCTCTTTTTCCAAAAGCGCCCCTATCTTCTTCACAAAATCGCTTATATCCAAGGAAGAAAGATGCGTCTTTCGAGAAGAGACTTCTTCTTCTCTTTTTCTTAGGATCTCTCTGGACAATAAGGATACGAATACAGTAAGCGCAGGAAGATAATACAAGACCCCATAGACTGCGATCCGATTGTATGGATAGAAGTCGAAATGGAAAATAGTCTTGTACAGATCTAAAAGCAGGAAGATCCCCCAAACGGTAATGAAGAACATTTCATAGATCGTATTGTTCCGGATAGAAGACACATGCGTCTTTCCGAAATAGAATAACATAAAACCGTAATTTAGAACTAGGACAAGAATGCGGTGATCGTACCAGAATTGGTAGAGTGGAATAAGAGGATAGAGAATTCCAGTAAAACAAACCAACCAGAAAAGCGGAGACTTATAGATGAGTCCATTACTCTCCTTATTCCAGGAAGCCATGTATAAAAAGAAGGCAACATGGGTAATTCCCAAAAATAGAAAGTAATTGTGACGGAATAGGTTATTTGCATTTCCTGCGATGGACGCAAATTCGATCCCATGCAAGAAATATAAAGTAGCTGCCACAGCGGTAAGATGCAACAGCAGGGTTAAGAAAAGTACCTTCTTATATCTGAAATAAAAGAAAACATTGAATCCGATAGCAAGAGCCAGCACGAAACCCACTGCCAAGAAAAGGACAGAACGAAGACGAACAATAAGCATATAATCGTCTTCCGACAAAAGCCTGATCGGATAATTAATATCCTCGTTAGAAAGCACGTATAGATAGAAGGTCCGTTCTTCCTTAGGCTCCAATCGAATATTGAAGTGAGGAAGGGGAGAGATAAATTCGCCCCAAAGAGGGTCCATATCGTAACCGGCAAACCCTGCCTCGTATTTTCCTTTGGAGTCCACGGAGCAAAGTTCTGCATCGGGTAAATTCAGCCAAAATAGAACGAGAGTCCTCAAAAGAGGATCCGTTCCGTCGTTCGCGAGCTTAAACCGAAGCCAATTTCCTGCAGAATTCCTCTTAACACGAAGAACGTTCCCAGCATTAAGATGCCATTCCAACTGGTTAAGGGAATTGATCGTCTCCGGCTTACAATGCTGGAACTGATACCCACGGTATCTATACTCGATCTTAGAACTAATATTCTCCGCTTGAGAAGCAGAAGAGAGGCGGATCGTATCGGGAACGGGGGCATTGGGAGCCGCAGAGATCCCAATGCTAGCGGAAAGGATCAGAAAGATGGATCCGAAGAGCATTTTTGGGAACGAAAAAGAAAGGAACCTGCGAAATTTATGCTGAAAATGCCCCATTTACTTTAATATCCCAGAGATATCGCCTCTTAGGAGGATACCAGGATTTTTTGTTCGAGTCACCCTCTTTTTTAAGCCAATCGAACCGAAATCAAAAACAGTACAAAGTTCTAAGTGAAAATCCTAATTTATGTTTTTAAATCTAAAATTATAATCTTGGAAATGAAAAGAATCCGGGTAAATTCCAGTCCTTAAAATTTAGAAATCTTAGACCTCAGTTTAGATTTTTATCAATTCTTTCCTATAAAATTTCTACTATTAGGCTCGCCAAAGAATCTCGAAACAGGCGAATTTTCGTTATTTATCCCTTAAGAATGATGACAGCTTGGCATAAGTCAATTAGGATTAAGCACCCTATGCTGAATTATTAGGCAGCTCTTAATATAACGTTTAGATTTTATAATTTTTTACAATCTACCGTATTTTTTAGTGTCCAATTTTATAAGTTTGGAAGGTCTTGTATTATATATTCCTTCTCGGATGAAGGGAATCGCTCTCGATCGGACTCCAAAGAAGAGAAAGACGGGCCTGAGGAAAGCCATCCGAGAATCTTAAAGGAGATTCTATGGATATTCATGCCGTTGTGGAGAACGTCCTTAACCCCCCAGTATTGTTTTTCTTCCTGGGAATGGGGGTAGTTCTTTTTAAATCAGATCTGGTAGTTCCGGATCAGATCGGAAAGTTCTTCTCCATGTTTCTTTTGTTCTCCATCGGGTTCAAAGGTGGACACGAGCTTTTCAAAACTCCATTCAGCGAAGAGCACCTTTACGTTCTCTTAGGCTGTATGTTTATGGCGATGTTGGTTCCTGTCTATGCGTACTTCGTACTCAAGATCAAACTCGATCGTCCAAACGCTGCCGCTCTTGCCGGATCCTTCGGTTCCATCAGCGCGGTTACTTTCGTTACTGCAGGAGCCTTCCTTCATAACGTTGGCCAAGAATTCGGTGGATTCATCGTTGCCGGTATGGCACTTATGGAATCGCCAGCTATTGTTGTAGCGGTTATTTTGGACAGGATCGGTCGCACTAAGGCTGAAAGCACTGGCAGTGGCAAGGGTTTCTCTTGGAAGCATTTGCTTCATGAAGCATTCTTCGGATATTCCATCTACTTGTTATTAGGCTCTTTGATCGTAGGTTACTTCACCGGTGAATCCGGATGGAAGAAAGAATCTCCTTTCTCCGAGAACCTTTTCCAAGGGATCTTGACCCTGTTCCTTTTGGACATGGGTATTTCCGCTGCGAAACGCTTCAAAGAATTGAAGAGCGTTGGTTCCTTCTTGATCTTTGCCGCTCTTTTCTTGATGGCAGTTAACGCTACCTTAGGATTAGTTTTGGTGAAAATCATCGGAATGCCGCTCGGCGACGCGTTCATGTTCGTAGTTCTTTGCGCTTCCGCTTCTTACATTGCGGTCCCTGCTGCAATGAAAGGTTCCATTCCTGAAGCGAACCCAAGTATCTATCTCACTGTAGCTCTATCGATCGTATTCCCGATCAACATCATTGCGGGAATCCCTCTTTACTACTACTTAGTGAAAACAGTTCTCGGAGTGTAATCCGCTCCTTTCAAAGTTAGATTAAACCTACTTTGAAAAAACAGCAAGGTCTGTCCGACTTCAATTGGAGGTCGGATGGACATTTTTGTAAAAAATGAAACGCCATCGCCTGCGTTAGGCGATCCCCAAAATATGACCGGATCAACAAACCCGGTTTAAATGAAACTGGAGGAAGAAGAATATGAAAGTTCTCGACTTGATAAAGAATAGAACCATCGAGCCGACGAAATCTTCTCTTAAGTGGATTTCCTTTTTCGGTATGATCTACCTGATTCCCTCTTTAGGAATTTTCGGACAGGATAAACCGGCGGCACCAGCACCGGCCCCTACAGCCGGAACAGTTGCAACTCCTGCAGCTACTCCCGCTCCTGCTGCTCCGACCCCGGAAGAGGAAGAGGAGAACAAATATGTTTCTCCTTTGAAAGCCAATGGCTTAACCCCCGACTATAACAGATCCATGTTGATTGAGCCGGAGTTATCTAGAAAGGTGACTACTCGCAAAAAAGCATGGTTAAATGACTGGGTCCGCGTGGGCGCTTATATCCGTCCCCGCTTCGAAGATAGAGAAAACCTCGCTTTCGACAAAGCGAACAAGGGCGATATCTCTCGTATCATGCAGACCTCTCAATTGTTCTTCATTATAGATCCAAGTCCTTATTTCTCTATGAAAGTAAATATCCAGGACGCAAGAGTGTGGGGTGGTGAAACTCCAGCTTCTCCTGGGGACGTTCGTGCGAACACTTTTGCCGGTACCGCGACTACGGTGACTGCGGGACAAAGTTCCATTAACCCTGCAGGCTTGACCACTCTTCGTGAAGGATGGTTCATGCTGAAGAAACTTCCTTTGGATGCAAAATTGCAAATCGGTCGCCAGATCCTCTCTTACGGGGACCAAAGGATGATCGGCGGAGCGAACTGGACCATCAACGGTCTGTCTTATGACGGAGCTCGTTTGATGTTTGACCACGATACGTTCAATATCCATTTGCTTGGTTACAAATTGGTAGGGAACCAAAGTGGTCCGAACGGAGTTCTTTCTGCGAACGCTCCTGTAGGAACTAGCGTAGGACAACCTGACAAGTACTTAGTGGGAACTTATAACACCATCAAACCTGCGAAAGATTGGTTCTTGATCGATGTGTATTCCTTGGGTATTTTGACTCACAAGACCCCTATGTCTAATACTCCTCCAAGCCCTACTACAGCTGCATTTGCGAACGGAGCGGATAATACTCCAAACGCTTGGAATAAACAGCAAGACAACTTGATCACTACAGGTTTCCGGATCACAAACCGTACTGCAGGAAATAACCTTCCGAAAGAGGGGCCTTGGGGCGGATGGGATTGGACCTTGGAAGCCGCTTGGCAATCCGGTTCTACAGGAACCAGAGTGGATAACCTAGTAGGTGGACAAGATATTACTACTTCCGCTACGATTGACGGAACTACGTATACTCAGAGTATTGCTGGAACTAAAAACCAAAAATACACCGGTCAATTCTATGTTTTCCAAACTGGTTATACCTTCGCGCAAAAACTTCGTTTAGGAGTTCAGTGGCAATATGCTTCCGGTGATGGGAATCGCCAAGATGGAAGCAATGGAACCTTCCAAACTCTGACCAATCCTCGATTCGGAGTAATCCCTTACTTCAATAACGTCGCGGGTCTTTCCGAGAATATCGATACCAAGAACTTGAGAAGTTTCACTGTGAACGCTTCCTATAAAACGGACTCTTTCGGAACCTTCTACTTCTCCTATTTTATCAACAATAAAGCAATGGTGCAAGACTCCTGGTATGCGATCAATGGAACGAGCAGTGCAACCGGCAACGTGAGTACTGAAGCAAATAACGGTTCTACTACCCATTATCTAGCTAAGTTGGGAAGAAATATCTACAACGAGTTCGATATAGGTTGGAACTATACGATAAACGACTATTGCTCTCTGTGGCTCGGAGCAGGATTCTTAACTGCGGGAGATGCCGTTAAGAATGCAAGAAATGCGCTTTATACCTATTCGGTTAACAATACAACTGGAGCAGTTACTTTGACTCCTACTGCAGTATTGAATAATATAAGCGCACCGTCCGTCTACGGTCCTGCGGGAGCAGCGTCTCAGGCCAGAATGTTCTATCTGCAAGTTAACGCTGTATTCTAAGAATATTCGAGGAGATATATGACGATACTCGCTCACCTCGCGATCGCAGCCTCCCTGATATTGCCCTTCCTGATCGGAAGGGTATTGGGGTTGGATTTTTTGGGAAGCGATAGTCCTCTTTTGATCGGCTTGAGTTTGCAAGCCGGTCTGGGAGCGTTTATCGCGCTTTATGTTAACGGGTATGAGAAGGAGAGAAAGGCTCTCGTTCTACTCGGTTATGCCTTCTTCTTCCTAAGTACGGGACTTTGTTATCTCGTAGGCAAGAGTTTGTGGCTCATCCTGTTCTGGGAATTGTCCACGATCAGCGCATTCTTGTTGTATGTAGGAGGAAAATGGAACGACGCATCTATCCGTAGCTTCGTGGCCTTGGTTGCTGCAGGCGGGATCGGTGCCTTTTGTTTTACTTTCTGGATCTTTGCAAGCAATCCTCATGCGGGTCTTTTCTTCTTGATCTTAGGACTTCTCATCAAGTCCGCATTCTTCGGAGTGCATTATTGGTTGCCGGAAGCGCATGCGGGAGCGCCTGCTCATGCCTCTGCCGCTTACTCCGGTTTACTCGTGAACCTTCCTTTGGTTTTATTCTCTAAGTTTGCGGTTCCCTTA
Proteins encoded:
- a CDS encoding alginate export family protein; this translates as MKVLDLIKNRTIEPTKSSLKWISFFGMIYLIPSLGIFGQDKPAAPAPAPTAGTVATPAATPAPAAPTPEEEEENKYVSPLKANGLTPDYNRSMLIEPELSRKVTTRKKAWLNDWVRVGAYIRPRFEDRENLAFDKANKGDISRIMQTSQLFFIIDPSPYFSMKVNIQDARVWGGETPASPGDVRANTFAGTATTVTAGQSSINPAGLTTLREGWFMLKKLPLDAKLQIGRQILSYGDQRMIGGANWTINGLSYDGARLMFDHDTFNIHLLGYKLVGNQSGPNGVLSANAPVGTSVGQPDKYLVGTYNTIKPAKDWFLIDVYSLGILTHKTPMSNTPPSPTTAAFANGADNTPNAWNKQQDNLITTGFRITNRTAGNNLPKEGPWGGWDWTLEAAWQSGSTGTRVDNLVGGQDITTSATIDGTTYTQSIAGTKNQKYTGQFYVFQTGYTFAQKLRLGVQWQYASGDGNRQDGSNGTFQTLTNPRFGVIPYFNNVAGLSENIDTKNLRSFTVNASYKTDSFGTFYFSYFINNKAMVQDSWYAINGTSSATGNVSTEANNGSTTHYLAKLGRNIYNEFDIGWNYTINDYCSLWLGAGFLTAGDAVKNARNALYTYSVNNTTGAVTLTPTAVLNNISAPSVYGPAGAASQARMFYLQVNAVF
- a CDS encoding helix-turn-helix domain-containing protein: MLFGSIFLILSASIGISAAPNAPVPDTIRLSSASQAENISSKIEYRYRGYQFQHCKPETINSLNQLEWHLNAGNVLRVKRNSAGNWLRFKLANDGTDPLLRTLVLFWLNLPDAELCSVDSKGKYEAGFAGYDMDPLWGEFISPLPHFNIRLEPKEERTFYLYVLSNEDINYPIRLLSEDDYMLIVRLRSVLFLAVGFVLALAIGFNVFFYFRYKKVLFLTLLLHLTAVAATLYFLHGIEFASIAGNANNLFRHNYFLFLGITHVAFFLYMASWNKESNGLIYKSPLFWLVCFTGILYPLIPLYQFWYDHRILVLVLNYGFMLFYFGKTHVSSIRNNTIYEMFFITVWGIFLLLDLYKTIFHFDFYPYNRIAVYGVLYYLPALTVFVSLLSREILRKREEEVSSRKTHLSSLDISDFVKKIGALLEKEKIYLTKSLKEEHMAKELGINIHQLSELINTEFKTNFPSLINQYRVEEAKGLLKQFPDENTTEIGSRAGFSSRSAFYLEFKKITGTNPNSYRKENLQGRTAN
- a CDS encoding sodium-dependent bicarbonate transport family permease, with product MDIHAVVENVLNPPVLFFFLGMGVVLFKSDLVVPDQIGKFFSMFLLFSIGFKGGHELFKTPFSEEHLYVLLGCMFMAMLVPVYAYFVLKIKLDRPNAAALAGSFGSISAVTFVTAGAFLHNVGQEFGGFIVAGMALMESPAIVVAVILDRIGRTKAESTGSGKGFSWKHLLHEAFFGYSIYLLLGSLIVGYFTGESGWKKESPFSENLFQGILTLFLLDMGISAAKRFKELKSVGSFLIFAALFLMAVNATLGLVLVKIIGMPLGDAFMFVVLCASASYIAVPAAMKGSIPEANPSIYLTVALSIVFPINIIAGIPLYYYLVKTVLGV